Within the Stenotrophomonas maltophilia genome, the region TGTTTGCTGCGCGTGGCAACGAGAAGGAAGTCCGCATGGACCACTTCGACCGTGCCCGTGACAAGATCCTGATGGGTGCCGAGCGCCGTTCGATGGCCATGAGCGAGGAGGAGAAGACGCTCACTGCCTACCACGAAGCCGGCCATGCCATCGTCGGCCGCCTGGTGCCCGAGCACGACCCGGTCTACAAGGTCACGATCATTCCGCGCGGCCGCGCCCTGGGTGTGACCATGTATCTGCCTGAGGGCGACAAGTACTCGATGAACCGCGTGGCGATCCAGTCGCAGCTGTGCTCGCTGTACGGCGGCCGCGTCGCCGAAGAGCTGATCTTCGGCACCGACAAGGTCACCACGGGTGCGTCCAACGACATCGAGCGCGCCACCAAGATGGCCCGCAACATGGTCACCAAGTGGGGCCTGTCCGAAGAACTCGGTCCGATCGCCTATGGCGAGGAGGACGACGAAGTCTTCCTGGGCCGCTCGGTGACGCAGCACAAGAGCGTGTCCAACGACACCGCGCGCCGCATTGACGAGGAAGTGCGCAACATCCTCGACAAGGCCTACGCCCGCACCACCCAGCTGCTGACCGACAACATCGACAAGCTGCACACGATGTCGCAGCTGCTGCTGCAGTACGAGACCATCGACGCGCCGCAGATCGACGCCATCATGGAAGGTCGCGAGCCGCCGCCGCCGGCGGGCTGGAACAAGTCGAACAAGGACGGTGGCAGCAACGACAAGGGCGGTGATGCCCGTCCGCTGCCGCCGATCGCCGGTCCGGCCGAATCGCACTGACGGCCCCGCCGCACGTGACATCAGACGAGGCCGGGGCAACCCGGCTTCGTCGTTTCCGGGCCCTCGGCCCACCCCGAAGAACCGATCTGACGCTGGAGCCCGCATGTCCGCCCCGAAGCCCGAACCGATTTCCCACACCGTCGAGATGGTCATCGCCACCGTGGTCGGCGTGGGTGTGGGCCTGGGGGCCGACAATCTGCTGCTGGGCTGCGTGGTGGGTATTGCGGTGGGCATCGTGCTGAGCATTGCCAGGACCCTGTACGTGGACCGCAAGCGCCGCCGCCGTTGAGGGGTGTCGGCAGGGCTGACGCCCTGCAACCGGACCGGCCCCGCCTTTCATCAGCAAACCAGCCGTTGCTCTGGCTGTTGTTGTCGCTCTGGCCTCTGCGGGTGCAGGGCGCAGCCCTGCCGAACTAAACTACCCGCCGTTGTCCCTGCAGGATTGCCCATGTTCGATACCTCGCCCCAGCTCGACTGCGCCGGTCGCATCCTGCGCCTGGACCGTGCCCGGGTCATGGGCATCGTCAACGTCACCCCGGATTCGTTCTCTGACGGGGGGCACCATGACACCACGGAGGCCGCAGTCGCGCATGGCCTGAAGCTGGTGGAAGAGGGCGCCGACCTGCTCGACATCGGGGGTGAATCGACCCGTCCCGGCGCTGTACCGGTATCGGTGGAGGAAGAGCTCCGCCGCATCGTTCCGGTCATCGAGCAGCTTGCGGCGCGTACCTCCGTGCCGATCAGCATCGATACCTTCAAGCCTGAGGTGATGCGCGCGGCGGTGGCCGCCGGCGCCGGCATGATCAACGACATCTTCGGCCTGCGCCAGGACGGCGCGCTGGAAGCGGCCGCTGCGGCCAACGTGCCGGTGGTGCTGATGCACATGCAGGGCGAGCCGGGCAACATGCAGGCCGATCCGCACTACGACGACGTCGTTGCCGAAGTCCACGGGTTTCTCGTGCAGCGCCTGTTCGCCGCCGAGATGGCCGGCATCGCGAAGAAGCATCTGGTCATCGATCCGGGTTTCGGCTTCGGCAAGAACACCACGCACAACATGACCCTGTTGGCGCGTTCGGAGCGTTTTCTGGAACTGGGTGTGCCGATGCTGGCGGGCCTGTCGCGCAAGCGCAGCCTTGGCGAGCTGACCGGGCGTGACGCGCCGGCCGAGCGGGTGGCGGCGTCGGTGGCCGCGCACCTGATTGCCGTGCAGCGCGGTGCGCGTATCGTGCGTGTGCATGACGTCGCCGCCACCGTCGACGCACTGAAGATCTGGCAGGCGGTGGACGCCGTGCCGGCGCCACGCGATGACACCCGGGCGACGATCAGCTGGCCGGACGAAGACTGATGGGCGTTGACCGGCGGCCGCTGGCGATTGCCGTAATGGGGCCGACCGCCAGTGGCAAGACGGCCACCGCGATCGCCCTGGCCCGGCAGCTGGATGGCGAGATCGTCAGCGTTGACTCGGCGCTGGTCTATCGCCATCTGGATATCGGTTCGGCCAAGCCCGACGTTTCCGAGCGCGCACAGGCGCCGCATCATCTGCTGGACCTGCGTGATCCGTGGCAGACCTACTCAGCGGCGGAGTTCGCCGCCGACGCCGGCCGCGTCGTCGCCGACATCGTTGCGCGTGGACGGATGCCGATCCTGGCCGGGGGCACCGGCCTGTACTTCCGCGCCCTGCTGCAGGGACTGTCGCCCATGCCGGAGGCCGACCCGGCCCTGCGCGCCACGCTGGCAGCCGAGGCCGCCGAGCGCGGTTGGGCCGCGTTGCATGCCGAACTGGCGAAGGTGGACCCCGCCGCGGCTGCCCGCATCCATGCGACAGACCCACAGCGGATCCAGCGGGCGCTGGAGGTCTATCGGCTGACGGGAACGCCG harbors:
- the folP gene encoding dihydropteroate synthase, whose product is MFDTSPQLDCAGRILRLDRARVMGIVNVTPDSFSDGGHHDTTEAAVAHGLKLVEEGADLLDIGGESTRPGAVPVSVEEELRRIVPVIEQLAARTSVPISIDTFKPEVMRAAVAAGAGMINDIFGLRQDGALEAAAAANVPVVLMHMQGEPGNMQADPHYDDVVAEVHGFLVQRLFAAEMAGIAKKHLVIDPGFGFGKNTTHNMTLLARSERFLELGVPMLAGLSRKRSLGELTGRDAPAERVAASVAAHLIAVQRGARIVRVHDVAATVDALKIWQAVDAVPAPRDDTRATISWPDED
- the miaA gene encoding tRNA (adenosine(37)-N6)-dimethylallyltransferase MiaA, producing MGVDRRPLAIAVMGPTASGKTATAIALARQLDGEIVSVDSALVYRHLDIGSAKPDVSERAQAPHHLLDLRDPWQTYSAAEFAADAGRVVADIVARGRMPILAGGTGLYFRALLQGLSPMPEADPALRATLAAEAAERGWAALHAELAKVDPAAAARIHATDPQRIQRALEVYRLTGTPISEWQRRPGVAPLPVRTLKLVLAPHDRAILHRRIEARFDAMLAQGFLDEVRDLRAMPEMAAVAAPLDLPAVRAVGYRQAWEHLDGRIDAGGFRDKAIFATRQLAKRQLTWLRGELDARWFDPHIDHERLADAVSTFVAR